The proteins below come from a single Magallana gigas chromosome 10, xbMagGiga1.1, whole genome shotgun sequence genomic window:
- the LOC136269765 gene encoding E3 ubiquitin-protein ligase TRIM71-like isoform X1, whose product MDPRSSAQDVHRCDLCETAIVHSYCDFCHVNLCKPCVVDHISDGYDKHKIVPFQERRSTLIYPKCGTHPHKNCDLQCKNCNDIFVCSSCAASETHKGHIFVEVSEVYTIKKNAIADEANKLENLISPTYEEIALDLENQLANLDGGYEKLTTAMSKHGEQWHREIDIVINKMKTEISEIKVKHRDILQKRLDEIKQTQALIKQTLLAIEEIKKSTEVSPTIEYRSKIREFSQLQSKVKVTLPTFIPKPLDHVKLYNLFGQITPLSTATEENVLSLNQPNTSVRELLDEPELVATIQTGYEKVYNVTYLNEDCVWTFGSTKDIKCFNIKGKLLHTVSNKSKQGPRDIAVDSDGNLLFSDGISRTVNKVKNGQTEVLIRLQGWWPGYLCVTSNGDLLVTMVSDDFTQSKVVRYSGSTEKQTIQFDDGGKPLYSGNKSVKYITENRNHDICVADTGARAVVVVNKDGKLRWRYIGHLSVTKNEPFKPVGITTDSQSRVLTADPDNHCIHILDQNGQFLRYIDNCDLEYPWGLCVDNNDNLFVSEYSKGNVKKIKFLR is encoded by the coding sequence ATGGATCCTCGTTCTAGTGCCCAGGACGTGcaccgatgtgacctttgtgagaccgccatagtacacagctactgtgacttttgtcatgtcaacctctgcAAGCCCTGTGTAGTAGATCACATCTCAgatggatatgacaaacataaaatagtcccTTTCCAGGAACGAAGATCAACTCTGATTTACCCAAAATGTGGGACACATCCACACAAAAACTGTGACTTGCAGTGCAAGAATTGCAACGACATATTTGTTTGTTCTTCTTGTGCTGCATCAGAAACACATAAAGGACATATTTTTGTAGAAGTTTCCGAAGTTTACACGATAAAGAAAAATGCTATTGCGGACGAGGCAAATAAGTTAGAAAACCTTATTTCTCCTACATATGAAGAAATTGCACTCGACTTGGAAAATCAGCTTGCCAACctggatggaggatatgagaaactCACGACAGCAATGTCCAAACATggagagcaatggcacagagaaatcgacatcgttatcaacaaaatgaaaactgaaatcagtGAGATTAAAGTAAAACACAGAGACATTTTACAGAAACGCTtggatgaaatcaaacagaCACAGGCtctcataaaacaaacattactaGCCATAGAAGAAATCAAGAAATCCACTGAAGTATCTCCTACCATTGAATACAGATCTAAGATCAGAGAGTTCAGCCAGCTGCAATCCAAAGTGAAGGTTACACTGCcaacattcattccaaaaccaTTAGACCATGTAAAGTTGTATAATTTGTTTGGGCAGATCACTCCTTTGTCTACTGCTACAGAAGAGAATGTCTTGTCACTAAACCAACCCAACACTTCAGTGAGAGAACTACTGGATGAACCGGAGCTTGTTGCCACAATACAGACAGGGTATGAAAAGGTTTACAATGTTACCTATCTAAATGAAGATTGTGTTTGGACATTTGGATCGACAAAGGATATCAAATGCTTTAACATTAAAGGTAAATTGCTTCATACAGTTAGCAACAAATCAAAACAAGGACCCCGTGATATAGCTGTAGACAGTGATGGGAATTTACTTTTCAGTGACGGGATATCAAGGACAGTGAATAAAGTAAAGAATGGACAGACAGAAGTGTTGATCAGATTACAGGGATGGTGGCCTGGTTATCTGTGTGTCACCTCTAAtggtgatctcctggttaccaTGGTCAGTGATGATTTCactcaatccaaagttgtccgttactcgggatctacagagaaacaaacaattcagttTGATGATGGAGGTAAACCTCTGTACTCAGGGAATAAAAGTGTTAAATACATCActgagaacagaaaccatgacatctgtgtagctgacacTGGGGCTAGAGCAGTTGTGGTGGTTAATAAGgacgggaaactcagatggagatacatCGGTCATCTATCAGTTACCAAAAACGAACCATTTAAACCAGttggtatcacaacagacagtcagagtcgtGTCCTGACAGCAGACCCTGACAACCATTGTATTCACATTCtggatcagaatggacagtttctccgctacattgataactgtgatctggAGTATCcgtggggtttatgtgtggacaataatgacaatctgtttgtATCAGAATATTCTAaaggcaatgtaaagaaaataaaatttctcagATAG
- the LOC136269765 gene encoding uncharacterized protein isoform X2 → MDPRSSAQDVHRCDLCETAIVHSYCDFCHVNLCKLCIADHISDGYDKHKIVPFQERRSTLIYPKCGTHPHKNCDLQCKNCNDIFVCSSCTASETHKGHIFVDVSEVYTTKKNAIADEANKLENLISPTYDEIALDLENQLANLDGGYENLTTAMSKQGEQWHREIDIIINKKKTEISEIKVKHRDLLQKHLDEIKQIQALINQTLIAIEEIKKSTEVSPTIEYSSKIREFSKLPPKVKITLPTFIPKPLDHKKLYNMFGQITPLSTATEQNVLSLNQPNTSVKTLLDEPELVATIQTGYQNVTYLNEDCVWTSGLTKDIKCFNIKGELLHTVSNKSGQGPNDIAVDSEGNLLFCDGTSGTVNKVNNGQTEELIRLQGWWPCSLCVTSNGDLLVSMYSDDKTEYKVVRYSGSTEKQTIQFDDEGKPLYSRKLGTKYITENRNHDICVADNEARAVVVVNQNGKLRWRYVGHRSVTKKKPFKPYGITTDSQSRILTADCGNHCIHILDQDGQFLRYIDNCDLEYPWGLCVDNNDNLFVSEHFKGNVKKIKFLR, encoded by the coding sequence ATGGATCCTCGTTCTAGTGCCCAGGACGTGcaccgatgtgacctttgtgagaccgctatagtacacagctactgtgacttttgtcatgtcaacctctgcAAGCTTTGTATAGCTGATCACATCTCAgatggatatgacaaacataaaatagtcccTTTCCAGGAACGAAGATCAACTCTGATTTACCCAAAATGTGGGACACATCCACACAAAAACTGTGACTTGCAGTGCAAGAATTGCAACGACATATTTGTTTGTTCTTCTTGTACTGCATCAGAAACGCATAAAGGACATATTTTTGTAGACGTTTCCGAAGTTTACACGACAAAGAAAAATGCTATTGCGGACGAGGCAAATAAGTTAGAAAATCTTATTTCTCCTACCTATGACGAAATTGCACTTGACTTGGAAAATCAGCTTGCCAACctggatggaggatatgagaaTCTTACGACAGCAATGTCTaaacaaggagagcaatggcacagagaaatcgacatcattatcaataaaaagaaaactgaaatcagtgagataaaagtaaaacacCGAGACTTATTACAAAAACACTtggatgaaatcaaacagatacagGCTCTCATAAATCAAACATTAATAGCCATAGAAGAAATCAAGAAATCCACTGAAGTATCTCCTACCATTGAATACAGCTCAAAAATCAGAGAGTTCAGCAAGCTCCCACCCAAAGTGAAGATTACACTGCcaacattcattccaaaaccaCTAGACCATAAAAAGTTGTATAATATGTTTGGGCAGATCACTCCATTGTCTACTGCTACAGAACAGAATGTCTTGTCACTAAACCAACCCAACACTTCAGTCAAAACACTACTGGATGAACCGGAGCTTGTTGCCACAATACAGACAGGGTATCAAAATGTTACCTATCTAAATGAAGATTGTGTTTGGACGAGTGGATTGACAAAGGATATCAAATGCTTTAACATTAAAGGTGAATTGCTTCATACAGTTAGCAACAAATCAGGACAAGGACCCAATGATATAGCTGTAGACAGTGAGGGGAATTTACTTTTCTGTGACGGGACATCAGGGACAGTGAATAAAGTAAATAATGGACAGACAGAAGAGTTGATCAGATTACAGGGATGGTGGCCTTGTAGCCTGTGTGTCACCTCTAATGGTGATCTCCTGGTTAGCATGTATAGTGATGATAAAACTGAATAcaaagttgtccgttactcgggatctacagagaaacaaacaattcagttTGATGATGAAGGTAAACCTCTGTACTCAAGGAAATTAGGGACTAAATACATCACTGAaaacagaaaccatgacatctgtgtagctgacaaTGAGGCTAGagcagtagtggtggttaatcagaacgggaaactcagatggagatacGTCGGTCATCGCTCAGTTACCAAAAAGAAACCATTTAAACCCTAtggtatcacaacagacagtcagagtcgtatcctgacagcagactgtGGCAATCATTGTATTCACATTCTGGATCAggatggacagtttctccgttacattgataactgtgatctggAGTATCcgtggggtttatgtgtggacaataatgacaatctgtttgtATCAGAACATTTTAaaggcaatgtaaagaaaataaaatttctcagATAG